In a genomic window of Lathamus discolor isolate bLatDis1 chromosome 4, bLatDis1.hap1, whole genome shotgun sequence:
- the ANKRD49 gene encoding ankyrin repeat domain-containing protein 49: protein MNKGRHIEDDDDDSDEFEAFMENFNQLELLETHRHLIPVGTQSCWSGQSDDDDDEQERSEEWYEMQEKKMEKHPEKLLLWAAENNRLSTVKRLLTEKLAPVNARDEDQYTPLHRAAYSGHLDVAHELVAQGADVHAQTVDGWTPLHSACKWNNTSVAAFLLQQGADINAQTNGLLTPLHIAAGNKNSRETLQLLLMNRYVKPDLKNNLDETALDIARRTDIYHYLFEIVEDCINAVCP from the exons ATGAACAAAGGGAGACACAtcgaagatgatgatgatgacagtGATGAGTTCGAAGCCTTTATGGAGAATTTTAACCAACTCGAGCTGCTGGAGACACACAGGCATTTGATTCCTGTAGGAACTCAGAGCTGCTGGTCAGGACAGTCggatgatgacgatgatgagcaggaaagGAGTGAGGAATGGTatgaaatgcaggaaaaaaagatggaaaaacacCCAGAGAAGTTGCTACTCTGGGCAGCTGAAAACAATCGG CTGAGCACAGTGAAGAGGCTCCTTACAGAAAAGCTGGCTCCAGTCAACGCTCGTGATGAAGACCAGTACACTCCTCTCCATCGCGCTGCCTACAGCGGGCACCTGGATGTGGCACATGAGCTGGTGGCCCAAGGGGCAGACGTTCATGCACAGACGGTGGACGGCTGGACACCCCTGCACAGTGCCTGTAAGTGGAACAACACCAGTGTGGCCGCGTTCTTACTTCAGCAGGGTGCGGACATCAACGCCCAGACAAATGGCTTGCTGACACCATTGCACATTGCTGCAGGAAACAAGAACAGCAGGGAAACCCTTCAACTCTTGCTGATGAATCGCTATGTGAAGCCAGACCTGAAGAACAACTTGGATGAAACAGCTCTTGACATTGCCAGGAGGACTGATATATATCACTATCTTTTTGAAATAGTAGAAGACTGCATAAATGCTGTGTGCCCTTAA
- the FUT4 gene encoding alpha-(1,3)-fucosyltransferase 4, whose product MEPAPRRRPAGQPGCPRRWRGRRWALAAGVLGAAAALALYARLPEPGPPRAAGGAQADGEVNVLLWWEPFGRPRRMADCRRRYNISGCRLSADRSSYGEAQAVLFHHRDLALHGAEGLPRGPPPRPPRQLWVWMNFESPSHSPGLRGLAGLFNWTMSYRRDSDVFVPYGYLYTPPAPRPFVLPRKTRLVAWVISNWNEEHARVRYYRQLKEYLAIDVYGARGLALAEGGVVETVSAYKFYLAFENSQHTDYITEKLWRNAFAASAVPVVLGPRRANYERFIPRDSFIHVDDFPSPRLLATYLKFLDKNKPNYRKYFAWRKKYEVHVTSFWDEHLCKVCKAVRAAGNQIKTVRNLASWFES is encoded by the coding sequence ATGGAGccggccccgcgccgccgccccgccggccAGCCCGGCTGCCCGCGGCGGTGGCGCGGGCGGCGGTGGGCGCTGGCGGCCGGTGTGCtgggcgccgccgccgcgctcgCCCTGTACGCCCGCCTGCCGGAGCCGGGGCCGCCGCGGGCGGCGGGGGGAGCGCAGGCCGACGGCGAGGTGAACGTGCTGCTGTGGTGGGAGCCCTTCGGCCGCCCGCGGCGCATGGCCGACTGCCGCCGGCGCTACAACATCTCGGGCTGCCGCCTCAGCGCCGACCGCAGCAGCTACGGCGAGGCGCAGGCGGTGCTCTTCCACCACCGCGACCTGGCGCTGCACGGCGCAGAGGGGCTCCCCCGAGGGCccccgccgcggccgccgcgGCAGCTCTGGGTGTGGATGAACTTCGAGTCGCCGTCGCACTCGCCCGGCCTGCGAGGACTGGCCGGTCTCTTCAACTGGACCATGTCCTACCGAAGGGACTCGGATGTATTCGTGCCCTATGGGTACCTCTACACCCCGCCGGCGCCCCGGCCCTTCGTCCTGCCTCGCAAGACGCGGCTGGTGGCCTGGGTCATCAGCAACTGGAACGAGGAGCACGCCCGGGTGCGCTACTACCGCCAGCTGAAGGAGTACCTCGCCATCGATGTGTATGGGGCACGGGGGCTTGCGCTGGCCGAGGGCGGCGTGGTGGAGACCGTCTCAGCCTACAAGTTCTACCTGGCCTTTGAGAACTCCCAGCACACCGACTACATCACTGAGAAGCTCTGGAGAAACGCTTTTGCCGCAAGCGCCGTGCCCGTCGTCCTCGGACCCCGCAGGGCCAACTACGAGCGCTTCATCCCCCGCGACTCCTTCATCCACGTCGACGACTTCCCCAGCCCCCGGCTGCTGGCCACCTACCTGAAGTTCCTtgataaaaacaaacccaactaCAGGAAGTATTTTGCCTGGAGGAAGAAGTACGAAGTCCACGTCACCTCCTTCTGGGATGAGCATCTCTGCAAGGTTTGCAAGGCCGTGAGGGCAGCCGGGAATCAAATCAAGACTGTACGAAACCTGGCCAGCTGGTTTGAAAGCTGA
- the C4H11orf97 gene encoding uncharacterized protein C11orf97 homolog — MRAVTRELPAAAAEEAGGGQAWKKSVYVEPSRRVKELLEEELYIQKEACCVKHPVAEALEGIWNVKKNFSIGSLSPAPQNRNSLLLQPQFYSRHTGMKNN, encoded by the exons ATGAGGGCGGTGACCAGGGAgctgccggcggcggcggccgagGAGGCGGGCGGCGGGCAGGCGT GGAAGAAATCTGTGTATGTTGAACCATCTAGGAGAGTTAAAGAACTACTTGAAGAAGAGCTTTATATTCAGAAAGAAGCATGCTGTGTTAAACATCCAGTGGCAG AGGCTCTGGAAGGAATTTGGAATGTGAAAAAGAATTTCTCAATTGGAAGCCTGAGTCCAGCGccacagaacagaaacagtTTACTTTTACAGCCTCAATTCTACTCAAGACATACAGGAATGAAAA ATAACTGA